The following coding sequences lie in one Lolium perenne isolate Kyuss_39 chromosome 2, Kyuss_2.0, whole genome shotgun sequence genomic window:
- the LOC139835485 gene encoding uncharacterized protein: MSSSSTTPGLAAALGAPPAQQLTRGNFLLWKALVLPAFRGANVMSLLEGTDRAPPKVVEVDDIDNKKVTVENPAYVTWMAKDQQVLRFLLNTLSPDILSHLLGVESTAEAWTTINAMFKTASRTKAQHLREQLNDTKKLTMTADQCYTKMRGFASELTALGKPIEDDEFLGYLLHGLDKTEYNSLITTVNGNHGTTLDEFYDQLSYYDMRNGIEENGTFVSSANLARHDREQRFRGRTSPQRRYSSPRGRSPDRGPHRGGGSGGGGYRHPRDDDRYSSSRGDDRGSWRSDDRRGDRDRRDDRRDKRRDGGGRRDRAPTPYVDTECQICKIHGHPASDCWWRYSDDKKDKGEKGDKGAHLASYGVDTNWYTDTGATDHITSELNKLHIANKYNGQDRLVERKFDRKIVTMQTDWGGEYEKLNGFFQQDAEGTAENPAENGAEISSEIEDENLPENDEPGTENHAEEHSLTSSDPEDSDPEEDSPATSPSAAGPPSGASPAAPERSPPSCARHTPASSASPPPGASSAAPERPPPLSPQGETIIAAPPAEPRTRLQKGEPCTLVEALNDPNWRQAMQDEYDALIDNKTWHLVPPSKSRNLIDCKWVYRIKKKADDTIDRYKARLVAKGFKQRERVAKNLLGIRFISSKDQVADGFTKALPVKRLDEFKRNLNLSKGLD, from the exons atgagTTCGTCATCAACAACCCCCGGTCTTGCTGCTGCCCTTGGAGCCCCTCCAGCGCAACAACTTACTCGGGGCAATTTTCTGCTGTGGAAGGCACTTGTTCTTCCCGCGTTCCGTGGTGCCAATGTGATGTCTCTTCTCGAGGGGACAGATCGCGCCCCGCCGAAGGTCGTTGAAGTCGACGATATTGACAACAAGAAGGTCACCGTGGAGAACCCGGCCTATGTCACCTGGATGGCCAAGGATCAACAGGTTCTCCGGTTTCTCTTGAACACGCTGTCCCCAGATATCCTCTCACATCTTCTTGGCGTTGAATCCACCGCTGAAGCTTGGACCACCATCAACGCCATGTTCAAAACTGCCTCCCGCACCAAAGCCCAACACCTGCGCGAACAGCTCAATGACACCAAGAAGCTCACCATGACTGCGGATCAGTGCTACACAAAGATGAGAGGGTTTGCATCTGAACTTACTGCTCTTGGAAAGCCCATTGAGGACGATGAGTTCCTTGGTTATCTACTCCATGGTCTTGACAAGACTGAGTATAATTCTCTTATCACCACAGTCAATGGGAATCATGGCACCACCCTGGATGAATTTTATGATCAGCTGTCCTACTATGACATGCGTAATGGCATTGAAGAAAATGGCACCTTTGTCTCCTCTGCAAATCTGGCCCGTCATGACCGTGAGCAACGTTTCCGTGGCCGGACCTCTCCTCAGCGCCGATACTCTTCTCCGCGTGGTCGTAGCCCTGACCGTGGCCCTCACCGTGGCGGGGGCAGTGGAGGTGGTGGCTACCGCCACCCTAGAGATGATGACCGCTACTCTTCCTCACGTGGTGATGATCGCGGATCTTGGCGCAGTGATGACCGCCGTGGCGACCGTGATCGCCGTGATGACAGACGCGACAAGCGTCGCGATGGGGGTGGACGCCGTGACCGTGCCCCCACTCCTTATGTTGATACTGAATGTCAAATTTGCAAGATCCATGGTCACCCTGCCTCTGATTGTTGGTGGCGCTACTCTGATGACAAGAAAGACAAGGGAGAAAAAGGAGATAAGGGTGCACACCTTGCATCCTATGGAGTGGACACAAACTGGTACACTGATACTGGTGCCACCGATCATATCACCAGTGAATTGAACAAGCTTCACATCGCCAACAAGTACAATGGACAAGATCGG CTTGTTGAGCGCAAGTTTGATAGGAAAATAGTTACTATGCAAACAGATTGGGGTGgtgaatatgagaaactgaatggATTCTTTCAGCAA GATGCGGAAGGCACTGCTGAAAATCCTGCTGAAAATGGAGCTGAAATCAGCTCAGAAATTGAAGATGAAAATCTGCCAGAAAATGACGAACCTGGCACTGAAAACCATGCAGAGGAACATTCCCTGACGTCCTCTGATCCCGAGGACTCCGATCCCGAGGAGGATTCTCCCGCCACATCTCCGTCTGCTGCTGGCCCGCCATCTGGCGCTTCGCCCGCCGCGCCGGAGAGGTCCCCGCCCTCGTGTGCTCGACACACGCCCGCGTCCTCTGCTAGCCCGCCACCTGGTGCCTCGTCTGCAGCGCCAGAGCGGCCCCCGCCGCTGTCTCC CCAGGGGGAAACCATTATTGCTGCACCACCTGCTGAACCACGTACTCGTCTTCAGAAAG GTGAGCCATGCACTCTTGTGGAAGCTCTCAATGATCCTAATTGGCGACAAGCAATGCAAGATGAATATGATGCTTTGATTGACAACAAGACCTGGCACCTTGTTCCTCCAAGTAAAAGCAGAAATTTAATTGATTGCAAATGGGTGTATCGTATCAAGAAAAAGGCAGATGACACTATTGATAGGTACAAGGCACGTCTTGTTGCAAAAGGTTTCAAACAGAG AGAGAGAGTTGCTAAAAACCTTCTAGGTATCAGGTTTATCTCTAGTAAGGATCAGGTTGCTGATGGTTTCACAAAAGCTCTCCCTGTAAAGAGGTTAGATGAGTTTAAGCGTAATCTCAACCTTTCAAAAGGTTTAGATTAA